A genome region from Trueperaceae bacterium includes the following:
- a CDS encoding ABC transporter permease, translated as MQQRLEAGADRRRNGVNWQVLTPLVGLIALFVLGTIINPVFLSPINLFNVLTRACFIGIIAVGATFVIIAGGIDLSVGSMAALLAGVMIIGMNMLVGNVDSALLTILLGILLALLMGLAAGALNGLAITRGRIEPFIVTLGTLGIFRSVVTYLADGGTLSLDFGLRGAYRPVYYGHFLGIPYPILIFAAVAIVASVVLHRTRFGRYVYAIGSNEQVASYSAIDVRRIKTLTYVIQGLCVALAVIVYVPRLGSASGSTGILWELEAIAAVIIGGTALKGGSGHVWGTVVGAVMLSTIGNVLNLTDVISPYLNGAVQGVIIIVAVFLQRGRK; from the coding sequence ATGCAGCAGCGGCTTGAAGCCGGCGCAGATCGCCGCCGAAACGGCGTCAACTGGCAGGTGCTCACGCCCCTGGTCGGCCTGATCGCCCTCTTCGTCCTGGGAACGATCATCAACCCGGTCTTCCTCTCCCCCATCAACCTCTTCAACGTCCTCACCCGCGCCTGCTTCATCGGCATAATCGCGGTCGGAGCGACGTTCGTGATCATCGCCGGGGGGATCGACCTCTCGGTTGGTTCGATGGCAGCCCTCCTTGCCGGAGTGATGATCATCGGCATGAACATGCTGGTGGGCAACGTCGATTCCGCTCTGCTCACGATCCTCCTGGGGATCCTGCTGGCTCTGCTGATGGGGCTGGCGGCGGGCGCCCTGAACGGACTCGCTATAACTCGCGGGCGGATAGAGCCGTTCATCGTCACGCTCGGAACCCTCGGCATCTTCCGTTCGGTGGTCACCTACCTTGCCGACGGCGGTACCCTCTCGCTCGACTTCGGGCTCAGGGGCGCCTACCGGCCCGTCTACTACGGGCACTTCCTCGGCATCCCCTACCCGATCCTCATCTTCGCGGCGGTGGCGATCGTCGCGTCGGTGGTGCTGCATCGCACCCGCTTCGGCCGTTACGTCTACGCCATCGGATCGAACGAGCAGGTGGCCAGCTACTCGGCCATCGACGTTCGCCGCATCAAGACGCTCACTTACGTGATCCAGGGCCTCTGCGTGGCGCTCGCTGTGATCGTATACGTGCCGAGGCTCGGCTCGGCGTCCGGTTCGACCGGCATCCTCTGGGAGCTCGAGGCGATCGCCGCGGTGATCATCGGCGGGACCGCCCTGAAGGGCGGCTCCGGACACGTCTGGGGAACCGTCGTCGGAGCCGTCATGCTCTCGACCATCGGCAACGTCCTGAACCTCACCGACGTCATAAGCCCCTACCTCAACGGAGCGGTGCAGGGCGTGATCATCATCGTCGCCGTGTTCCTGCAGAGGGGGCGCAAGTGA
- a CDS encoding sugar ABC transporter ATP-binding protein: MSETAIEGVNLSKSFGPVEVVHAVDIEVKTGEVHAILGENGAGKSTLMKMLAGYLAPSSGEILVAGERVYFTGSGDAEERGIVLIHQEFNLAEDLSAEENIFLGRELRRGPFLDRAAMRRRADELLQSLNSPLDTTVPVRRLAVSQKQMVEIAKAVSREVKVLFMDEPTDVLTGNETEVLFRLVRELKERGVAIVFVSHKLDEIKKIADRVTILRDGERVVTDLAANLSEAEMARLMVGRELADMYPPKRETEHRETVLEVRGMHVPGFVENASFSLRRGEVLGFAGLIGAGRTELLEGVLGLRPAHGEVLLEGEPVRIRRYGDAKRLGIMYLSEDRKGKGVLGNMPLRPNLTLASLELFARPFLDRAGEQSALRESMDEFDIRAPSEEARAGTLSGGNQQKLVLAKIMRAQPEIIVLDEPTRGIDVGTKRQIYFYMDELLKQGKSLILISSELPEIVGLAHRVAVMRSGRITGVLSGAQINEEEIMQYATGLKEQGAVDAAAA, from the coding sequence GTGAGCGAAACTGCCATCGAAGGCGTCAACCTGTCCAAGAGCTTCGGCCCCGTGGAGGTCGTCCATGCGGTCGATATCGAAGTGAAGACGGGCGAGGTGCACGCCATCCTCGGTGAGAACGGGGCGGGCAAGTCGACGCTGATGAAGATGCTGGCGGGATACTTGGCGCCGTCGAGTGGGGAGATCCTGGTCGCTGGCGAGCGGGTCTACTTCACCGGCTCGGGCGACGCGGAAGAGCGGGGAATCGTCCTCATCCATCAGGAGTTCAACCTGGCGGAAGACCTCTCGGCCGAGGAGAACATCTTCCTGGGCAGGGAGCTCCGCAGAGGTCCCTTCCTCGACAGGGCAGCCATGCGCAGGCGGGCCGACGAACTCCTGCAGAGCCTCAACTCTCCGCTCGATACCACTGTCCCGGTCCGGCGTCTGGCGGTCTCACAGAAGCAGATGGTGGAGATAGCCAAGGCCGTCTCACGCGAGGTGAAGGTGCTCTTCATGGACGAGCCCACCGACGTGCTGACCGGCAATGAGACCGAAGTCCTGTTCCGCCTCGTGAGGGAACTCAAGGAGCGGGGGGTAGCGATCGTCTTCGTCTCCCACAAGCTCGACGAGATCAAGAAGATCGCCGATCGGGTCACGATCCTGCGCGACGGGGAGCGGGTCGTTACCGACCTGGCCGCGAACCTGAGCGAGGCCGAGATGGCTCGACTGATGGTGGGACGGGAGCTCGCCGACATGTACCCTCCGAAGCGGGAAACCGAGCATCGCGAGACGGTGCTCGAAGTGCGGGGCATGCACGTCCCGGGCTTCGTCGAGAACGCCTCCTTCTCGCTGCGCCGCGGCGAGGTCCTCGGTTTCGCCGGCCTCATCGGGGCAGGCCGCACCGAACTTCTCGAAGGCGTCCTGGGACTACGCCCGGCGCACGGTGAAGTGCTGTTGGAGGGCGAACCAGTGAGGATCCGCCGTTATGGGGACGCCAAGCGCCTGGGGATCATGTACCTGAGCGAGGACCGCAAGGGTAAAGGGGTGCTCGGCAACATGCCGCTCAGGCCCAACCTCACCCTTGCTTCGCTGGAGCTCTTCGCCAGGCCGTTCCTGGACCGTGCCGGTGAGCAGTCAGCGCTTCGGGAATCGATGGACGAGTTCGACATCCGCGCCCCATCCGAGGAGGCGCGCGCCGGCACGCTCTCGGGCGGCAACCAGCAGAAGCTGGTGCTCGCCAAGATAATGCGCGCCCAACCGGAGATAATCGTGCTCGACGAGCCTACGAGAGGGATCGACGTCGGCACGAAACGGCAGATCTACTTCTACATGGACGAGCTCCTGAAGCAGGGCAAGTCGCTGATCCTCATCTCCTCCGAACTCCCGGAGATCGTCGGGCTCGCCCACCGGGTGGCGGTCATGCGCAGCGGCAGGATAACCGGGGTCCTCTCGGGCGCCCAGATCAACGAGGAAGAGATCATGCAGTACGCCACGGGTCTGAAGGAACAGGGGGCCGTCGATGCAGCAGCGGCTTGA
- a CDS encoding ROK family transcriptional regulator, which yields MSARKPRLNSALIRQLNVSRVFHALRLAPRSSQRDLVALTGLDRATVSAVVSELESNGVIERSVRESGRPGRPQISLTIAEGAGALLGARLEPDGIRLIATTLAGDPLGSLQVAGSLEAEMAVDLLVEAVAELLAKVDLEPERVRGMGVGVPALMSEAGRLAFAPNLHWRNVWLRDLLGNRLPFPVYFDNDTKAAALAEKLFGCCRDVRDFLFIAGHSGIGGGLYLDGTLYRGHNGYAGEIGHLKVRPGGRECGCGGRGCLEAYISEKAILARLADLGVALADLRAVAGAAEAGDERVLALMEESGELLGEACANLVNLFNPELIVLGGNITLLARFMRPALERALESDALSAPLSASRVRVSPLGTEVVPMGGVALALEGVLSLPSWLAASEIRDMVE from the coding sequence ATGTCCGCCAGGAAGCCGAGGCTCAACTCCGCGCTCATACGGCAGCTGAACGTCTCACGGGTCTTCCATGCGCTCAGACTCGCCCCCCGCTCCTCGCAGCGTGACCTCGTGGCGCTGACCGGGCTCGACCGGGCGACCGTCTCGGCGGTAGTCAGCGAGCTCGAGTCGAACGGCGTCATCGAACGTTCCGTCCGGGAGAGCGGCAGGCCGGGACGCCCACAAATATCCCTCACCATCGCCGAGGGGGCCGGCGCCCTGCTGGGCGCTCGCCTGGAACCGGACGGCATTAGACTGATCGCCACCACCCTCGCCGGGGACCCGCTCGGATCGCTCCAGGTGGCCGGTTCTCTGGAGGCCGAGATGGCGGTGGACCTGCTGGTCGAAGCGGTGGCGGAACTCCTGGCCAAGGTGGACCTGGAGCCGGAGCGGGTGAGGGGGATGGGTGTAGGCGTTCCGGCGCTGATGAGCGAGGCCGGCAGGCTCGCCTTCGCCCCCAACCTGCACTGGCGCAACGTCTGGCTGCGCGATCTGCTGGGCAACAGGCTCCCCTTCCCCGTCTACTTCGACAACGACACGAAGGCAGCGGCGCTCGCCGAGAAGCTCTTCGGCTGTTGCCGTGATGTGCGCGACTTCCTTTTCATCGCCGGCCACTCCGGTATCGGTGGCGGTCTCTACCTCGACGGCACCCTCTATCGAGGGCACAACGGTTACGCCGGGGAGATCGGTCACCTCAAGGTTCGCCCCGGCGGCCGGGAGTGCGGTTGCGGCGGGCGCGGCTGCCTGGAGGCGTACATCTCGGAGAAGGCGATACTGGCGCGTCTCGCCGACCTGGGGGTGGCGCTGGCCGACCTGCGCGCCGTGGCGGGGGCTGCGGAGGCGGGCGACGAGCGGGTGCTGGCGCTCATGGAGGAGTCCGGTGAACTGCTGGGCGAGGCGTGCGCCAACCTGGTGAACCTGTTCAACCCCGAGCTGATAGTGCTGGGTGGCAATATCACCCTGCTGGCACGCTTCATGCGCCCCGCTCTCGAGCGGGCCCTGGAGAGTGACGCGCTCAGCGCGCCACTCTCCGCCAGTCGGGTGCGGGTTTCGCCGCTCGGGACCGAGGTCGTGCCGATGGGCGGAGTAGCCCTGGCGCTGGAAGGAGTCCTGTCGTTACCGTCGTGGCTGGCGGCTTCCGAGATCAGGGACATGGTGGAATAG
- the meaB gene encoding methylmalonyl Co-A mutase-associated GTPase MeaB, giving the protein MDDLLQRLRAGEARALARAITLIESGDETGQRLLARLRPEGGRARVIGVTGAPGSGKSTLTDAMVGWARARDERVAVVAVDPSSPFSGGAILGDRIRMTRWHSDPGVFIRSMATRGHLGGLAAATLQVVAFLDAVGFGTILIETVGVGQSEVEIAEAADTTVLVLTPGQGDAVQAFKAGIMEIADIFVVNKADQPGANRLKREIRAMLAIARQNAHDVGGDERGGMERGGEHRGGEHRGGEHRGGEQHGDEHRGDGHRGDVWRIEVLETVASEGSGVEQVMEEVERHARYLRETGLLEQRRRRRAGFEVAAILHEELRRSLAGREDALVGEILAGKMTPAQAVARLLER; this is encoded by the coding sequence GTGGACGATCTGTTGCAGCGGTTGAGGGCCGGCGAAGCCCGGGCCCTCGCCAGGGCGATAACCCTGATCGAGAGCGGCGACGAGACCGGCCAACGTCTTCTGGCGCGCCTGCGGCCCGAGGGCGGCAGGGCTCGCGTGATTGGCGTCACCGGCGCCCCCGGCAGCGGCAAGAGCACCCTTACCGATGCGATGGTGGGCTGGGCCAGGGCTAGGGACGAGCGGGTGGCGGTCGTCGCCGTCGACCCCAGCAGTCCCTTCAGTGGCGGTGCCATCCTGGGAGACCGGATACGGATGACTCGCTGGCACTCCGACCCGGGCGTGTTCATCCGGTCGATGGCCACCCGGGGCCACCTGGGTGGATTGGCGGCGGCAACCCTCCAGGTCGTCGCCTTCCTCGATGCCGTCGGGTTCGGCACCATCCTCATCGAGACGGTGGGCGTGGGCCAGTCGGAGGTCGAGATCGCCGAGGCCGCCGACACGACCGTCCTCGTGCTCACTCCGGGCCAGGGCGATGCGGTGCAGGCGTTCAAGGCGGGGATCATGGAGATCGCCGACATCTTCGTCGTCAACAAGGCCGACCAGCCTGGAGCCAACCGGCTCAAGCGGGAGATCCGAGCGATGCTGGCGATCGCCCGGCAGAACGCTCACGACGTCGGTGGCGACGAGCGCGGCGGCATGGAACGCGGCGGCGAGCATCGCGGTGGCGAGCATCGTGGCGGCGAGCATCGTGGCGGCGAGCAACATGGCGATGAGCATCGTGGTGATGGGCATCGTGGCGACGTCTGGCGGATCGAGGTGCTGGAGACCGTAGCCAGTGAAGGCAGCGGGGTCGAGCAGGTGATGGAGGAGGTAGAGCGCCACGCCCGTTACCTGCGAGAAACCGGGCTCCTCGAGCAGCGCCGCCGACGGCGGGCGGGCTTCGAGGTCGCTGCCATCCTCCACGAGGAGTTGAGGCGTTCCCTGGCTGGCCGCGAGGACGCCCTGGTGGGGGAGATACTGGCCGGCAAGATGACCCCTGCTCAGGCGGTCGCCCGGCTGCTCGAGCGTTGA
- the coaD gene encoding pantetheine-phosphate adenylyltransferase, which yields MTHAVYPGSFDPLHNGHLDVVRRAAKIYDHLTVAVLENPLKGTKLFEVEERVAIIAETVAGIPNVDVDRFEGLLADYVRRRKATIIVKGLRAISDFETELQMAHLNRQLNPDAETTFIMTATRWSYVSSTRIKELAKYGADISKLVPRATLVKLQERFRPVQQQS from the coding sequence ATGACCCACGCCGTCTACCCCGGCTCCTTCGATCCGCTCCACAACGGGCATCTCGATGTGGTGAGGCGTGCCGCGAAGATCTACGACCACCTCACCGTCGCGGTTCTCGAGAACCCGCTGAAGGGCACCAAACTGTTCGAGGTCGAAGAGCGGGTGGCCATCATCGCCGAGACGGTCGCGGGAATCCCGAACGTCGACGTGGATCGATTCGAGGGCTTGCTGGCGGACTACGTGCGACGCCGGAAGGCGACTATCATCGTCAAGGGGCTGCGGGCGATCAGCGATTTCGAGACCGAGTTGCAGATGGCCCACCTCAACCGGCAGCTGAACCCGGACGCCGAAACGACGTTCATTATGACCGCCACACGCTGGTCGTACGTATCGAGTACGCGGATAAAGGAACTTGCCAAGTACGGGGCCGACATCTCCAAGCTGGTTCCCAGAGCGACCCTGGTCAAATTGCAGGAGCGTTTCCGGCCGGTCCAGCAGCAGTCCTGA
- a CDS encoding LacI family DNA-binding transcriptional regulator: protein MRRWRKDAPVTMEDVAREAGVDRSTVSRALRRDPWIPRHTRDRIEAAAARLGYVRSGIASELAGMRSRTIGACLPRAGGDAFYGQLNGLVDAAAPYRLKVLTALYAPGQEQECVRDFHERRVAGIVIFGTTTPGSYSGVTPRGLCPVVEATPFDPSCHRSQAALGRQIFEDLADLLPDLSTYSRYRSR, encoded by the coding sequence ATGCGGCGATGGCGAAAGGACGCTCCGGTGACGATGGAGGATGTCGCGCGCGAAGCCGGGGTGGACCGCTCGACGGTGTCTCGAGCCCTCAGGAGGGATCCCTGGATCCCCCGTCACACCAGGGACCGGATCGAGGCCGCGGCCGCGCGACTAGGCTACGTTCGTAGTGGGATCGCGAGCGAGCTGGCCGGGATGCGATCGAGAACGATCGGGGCGTGTCTGCCTAGGGCGGGAGGCGATGCTTTCTACGGGCAGCTGAACGGCCTCGTCGACGCTGCGGCGCCGTACCGGCTCAAGGTCCTCACCGCCCTATACGCCCCTGGCCAGGAGCAGGAGTGCGTAAGGGACTTCCACGAGAGGCGCGTCGCCGGCATCGTGATCTTCGGGACAACCACTCCAGGCAGCTACTCCGGCGTCACGCCGCGCGGCCTGTGCCCGGTGGTCGAAGCGACACCGTTCGACCCGTCATGCCACCGCTCCCAGGCGGCACTGGGCCGGCAGATCTTCGAAGATCTGGCCGATCTGCTCCCTGACCTCTCGACCTACTCGAGGTACCGCTCGAGGTAG
- the otsB gene encoding trehalose-phosphatase — translation MSRPAPPLVEKPLFLLDYDGTLAEIVDDPDEAVPHPRVAEVLGRLADLYPVRVLTGRRVADLAQLLPVPRLVAIGVHGLEEGRLGEGARSRLDDDSLELMTQARERLPRIDGVRIEDKGEAIALHYRQARDEERVLAELRDWSQRLPEGLDLVWGKKVVEVRPGGFDKGRAASEIYARHPGTTPVMIGDDTTDEDAFQALVDAVTVKVGDGDSAARYRLADVDEVVGYLERYLE, via the coding sequence GTGAGCCGGCCGGCGCCGCCACTGGTCGAGAAGCCTCTGTTCCTGCTCGATTACGACGGCACCCTGGCGGAGATCGTGGACGATCCCGACGAGGCGGTCCCCCACCCTCGGGTCGCCGAGGTGCTCGGGCGGCTCGCCGACCTCTACCCCGTGCGGGTCCTCACCGGACGCCGGGTGGCCGACCTGGCGCAGCTCCTCCCGGTGCCCCGACTGGTCGCGATCGGCGTTCACGGGCTTGAGGAGGGCCGTCTGGGGGAGGGGGCGCGCTCGCGGCTGGACGATGACTCGCTCGAACTGATGACGCAGGCCCGTGAGCGCCTGCCCAGGATCGACGGTGTGCGGATCGAGGACAAAGGGGAGGCCATCGCCCTCCACTACCGCCAGGCGCGCGACGAGGAGCGGGTTCTGGCGGAACTGCGCGATTGGTCACAGCGTTTGCCCGAGGGTCTCGATCTGGTTTGGGGGAAGAAGGTGGTGGAGGTCAGACCGGGTGGCTTCGACAAGGGACGCGCTGCCAGCGAGATCTATGCCCGCCACCCCGGGACAACGCCGGTGATGATCGGTGACGACACGACCGACGAGGACGCGTTCCAGGCGCTGGTCGACGCCGTAACGGTCAAGGTGGGCGACGGCGATAGCGCCGCCCGCTACCGGTTGGCAGACGTGGACGAGGTCGTGGGCTACCTCGAGCGGTACCTCGAGTAG
- a CDS encoding trehalose-6-phosphate synthase translates to MRLLIVANREPIRRDEEGKWHPSVGGLTSAVLPVLEERGGAWIAWGEEDVEEQPVIDYPPERPAFEVKRLKLCEREVKNYYYGFSNRVLWPLCHYFNEQMDIQHAFWRDYCSVNRHFAAATAERYQPGDIIWVHDYHLMCAPGMLRERLPDARIGFFFHIPWPALEEWGILPWADDLVEGLLGADLVGFHTERYCENFLGAAAKLPGARVSGNTVQWRGREVRVEPHPIGIDTERFLELAREPETIAAARRIREETAAEHLLLGVDRLDYTKGVPERLLGFEHFLQNNPEYHGRVTFYQISAPSRTRIESYQELKRSVDEIAGRVNGAFMEGDWVPVRYLYRSHTQDELVAYYVAADAMLITPFRDGMNIVAQEYALTADRGLLILSHLTGAAEVLDASMLVNPYDIVSISEAIAEAVRTPVEGRRERMAGLRKQVMELDVHGWAQRFLDSLERS, encoded by the coding sequence GAGGAGCGGGGCGGGGCCTGGATCGCCTGGGGCGAGGAGGACGTCGAGGAGCAACCGGTGATCGACTACCCGCCGGAGCGGCCGGCGTTCGAGGTCAAGCGGCTGAAGCTCTGCGAGCGTGAGGTCAAGAACTACTACTACGGCTTCTCAAACAGGGTGCTTTGGCCCCTCTGTCACTACTTCAATGAGCAGATGGACATACAGCACGCCTTCTGGCGCGACTACTGCTCGGTCAACAGGCACTTCGCTGCAGCCACTGCCGAGCGCTACCAACCCGGCGACATCATCTGGGTGCACGATTATCACCTGATGTGCGCCCCCGGGATGCTGCGGGAGAGGCTGCCTGACGCGCGCATCGGGTTCTTCTTCCACATCCCCTGGCCCGCGCTCGAGGAGTGGGGGATCCTTCCCTGGGCCGACGACCTCGTGGAAGGGTTGCTGGGGGCCGACCTCGTCGGCTTCCACACCGAGCGCTACTGCGAGAACTTCCTCGGCGCGGCCGCCAAACTGCCTGGTGCAAGGGTCAGCGGCAACACCGTGCAGTGGCGCGGCCGCGAAGTGCGGGTCGAACCCCACCCGATCGGCATCGACACCGAACGCTTCCTCGAGCTTGCCCGCGAGCCGGAGACGATCGCCGCCGCCCGTCGAATCCGCGAGGAGACGGCCGCCGAGCACCTGCTGTTGGGGGTCGATCGGCTCGACTACACGAAGGGGGTACCCGAGCGGCTCCTCGGGTTCGAGCACTTCCTGCAGAACAACCCGGAGTACCACGGAAGGGTGACCTTCTACCAGATTAGCGCACCCAGTCGCACTCGGATCGAGTCGTACCAGGAGCTCAAACGCAGTGTCGACGAGATCGCCGGCAGGGTGAACGGCGCCTTCATGGAGGGCGATTGGGTGCCGGTCCGGTACCTCTACCGCTCCCACACTCAGGACGAGTTGGTCGCCTACTACGTCGCCGCTGACGCCATGCTCATCACCCCGTTCCGCGACGGGATGAACATCGTCGCCCAGGAGTACGCGCTCACGGCAGACCGGGGCCTGCTCATCCTCTCGCACCTGACCGGTGCGGCCGAGGTACTCGACGCCTCGATGCTGGTGAACCCGTACGACATCGTGTCGATCTCGGAAGCCATCGCAGAGGCGGTGCGGACGCCGGTCGAGGGGCGCCGCGAGCGGATGGCCGGGCTGCGCAAGCAGGTGATGGAGTTGGACGTGCACGGCTGGGCTCAGCGCTTCCTCGACTCACTGGAGCGGTCGTGA